The DNA segment ACGCCGCTCAAGGTATCGGGATTGGCCCGTTCAATTCCATTCATTGCGGTAACAATAGCTACACCAACATTCTCGCTGGCTTCACGGACATCTTGCCAGTGGCATCCTTCAGGGATAACAAATCGATGGTTTTCCGGGAAGCTGGCATATTCTTCATCACCGCCAGATTCTTCAAGTGCAACTTGAGTTTCTTCATCATAAACGTCGGAAAGGCGCTTAAAGAAGAGAATCGGTGTCACATAGCTCTTGTATTCGTCCTGATTGATGGGGCCTCGCAGAATGTTGCATGCTTCAAACAGGTGAGAAAACAGCTTCTGACTGGTTGTTTCCTCCGGATGAGCGACGCTGGCTTCAAGTTCCATATCGGCGACATCCATTGCAGATTGTATCATTTCAGCGCGACCTCCTGTCTTTATTTTCTTGCCGGTAGATGGCTTTACATCTACGCTACCACTTTCCTGGATTTTTTCAAACTTAGCCGGATATTTGTTTTCGAATTCCAGCAGAATCTTCAGGAGACACTCGTCTAAAAAAGTGAGTGCATGTTTTCTAATGCTGGTAGGAACACCGTAATATGCTTCCGCTACAGCACCAGTGATAGCTGCCAAAGTGTCACTATCGCCACCGATCGAGATTGCATTTCGGATAGCATCTTCGAAACTGGTAGATTCAAAGAATGCTTCAAGTGCTTGCGGGACAGTATCTTGACAGGTTTCGTTGAATTTATAGGTATCACGGATGGCGTCAAGTGTGAAGTTGATTGGGTAGTAGTGCTTCACGATGTAATCCTGAATTTCCATCAGGCTGCTTCCAGTGCGGGCAAGGTACACTGCAACAGTAGTAGCTTCAGCCCCCTTGATACCTTCTGGATGGTTATGTGTCACCGAGGTGACGGCCTTTGACAGCGATATGGCTTCATCGATGGAATTAGCCACATAACCACATCCGCTAACACGCATTGCAGCACCATTGCCGTAGCTGTTGTATGGCTGCGGATCATCTGAATACATCCATTGGTGGAAAGAACCGCCGTAACCACACTGTGGATACGGTCGCCCAATACGCTGCATGGATTCGACCGCTGATTTACTTAAATCACTATAGTCTGGCTGGGAATGCAACAGTGCGTCGCACACAGCCAGAGACATGACAGAGTCGTCGGTAAAAAAACATTTATGAGTCAAAAAATCAAAATCCTTTGATCTATGATTATCCCATTCAAACCTGGAACCGACGATGTCGCCAATAATTGCTCCGATCATTTGATTTCCTCACTTTCTTTTGTGGTATTAATAATACTGCTCGATATAGTTATAGGCCTTATCAAAGACGTCTTTATCCTTGATTTTGTATTTGATCCAAACAACGCTGCGGAGCGCTTTTTTAACCTCCTGCTTACCGGCGGTGGTGCTTTGCCAGCCATCAAAACGTACAATTTTCACGATACTGTCGATGTCAGCGACGATGCGCTCTACAATGACAGGTGTACTGCGGTTCTTCAAGCCGTTAAAAAGTTCAGTGAGTGCAGCGATACCTCTATCGACTTCCTGATCCGGGACAACTTCTTTTTCTGCCTGTGCAGCTTCTTTGGCCAGCTCAAGAAGAAGTTTCAGAAATTCAATACTGGTCAGAAGGCCTTGCTCGTGTTTTTCTCGCAGCGTCTCCAGCTTTTCACCAAGCTTGATGAATTTCGGGTCCTTGGTGTGATTCAGGATTTTGGCCACAAGATTGATTTCGACTTTTTTGGTGGTTTTCTTCAGGTCTTTTTGCTTTTCCAAGAAATCATCAATCAAATCAGCATCCATTGCAAGAATATCCATATCCTCGTTGGCTTCACCAACGAACAAGTTCTGATGAACGAGCTCGATGGTTTTCGCACCCAGAGAGGCCCAGATCAATCCGCCACGACCGTCTGTCGGTTTTACGGATTCGTAAACGCGGGCCAGCCACTGATAATCAGTTTTATAGGCGTTCAGGAAACCGTCAGGGGACAATGCATCCCACGCACGGTTCAGTACACGGTAGTCGGCAGCAAATGCATCTTTTTCTTTGTTGGTAGGCAAGCATTCCTGCGCCGCCATGAGACCCTCCCAGCCTTCAACTGTTCTATCGATACCCATGAAATAGCTCAAGCACTTTTTGAGCAGTGCAGGAAGTTGTTTCTTGATTTCTTCGATGTTGGTGATGATTTTGCGCATACTGTTTTCGTCAAAATCCAGAGCTCGTGCAACATCATCGAAAATACCAATATAGTCAACAATAAGGCCGTGCGTCTTGCCTTGATCATAGGTACGGTTCGTGCGGCAGATTGCTTGCAGAAGAGTATGATCCTTCATTGGCTTATCCAAATACATTACCTGCAAGATAGGTGCATCAAAACCGGTCAATAATTTTGCTGTAACGATAACAAGTTTCAATGGGCTTGCAGGGTCACGGAAGGTATCCAGAACTTTTCCTTCCGCATCACGGTCACGACGATATTTTTTATAACGATCTTCCTTGTCGTTGTTGGTATCCATGACGATTGTGCTGGCTTCTTCTCCGAGAAATTCATCAAGGATTTTCTTATACATCAGGCAGCACTCACGGTCATAAACAACAACTTGTCCCTTATAGCCGTTTGGCTCAATTTTTTCTTTAAAGTGTTTAGCAATATGTTCGCATACCTTGCGGATTCGGGCAGGGTTATACATGATTGCTTTCATGTTCACTCTGCGAGAGAGCTCATTCTTTTCATCTTTACTAAGACCGGCTTCATCAGTCATAGTTTCAAATTCACGGTCCAGTTTGTCCTTGTCCACATGAAGCTCCACAGGTACTGGTTCAAAGTGGAGAGGAAGTGTAGCACCATCTCGGATGGAGTCAGAGAAAGAATAACGGCTCATATAGCCGGTCCGATCTTCTTCAGCACCAAAAGTTGCAAAGGTGTTTTTATCAACTCGGTTGATAGGAGTGCCGGTTAAACCGAAGAAAAATGCATTCGGCAGAGCAGTTCTCATTTTTTCTCCCAGATTGCCTTCTTGAGTTCTATGGGCCTCGTCAACCATGACGATAATGTTGTCACGAGGATTGAGTTCTCCGCTGACCTCGCCAAATTTAAAAATTGTGGTTATGAGGATTTTTCGCATATCTCCACGGAAGAAAGAGAGCAATTCTTCCTTGGTGGAGGCACTGGTTAAGTTCGGAATATCCGATGCATTAAATGTAGCTGTGATCTGAGTTTCCAAATCGATACGATCATCGACAATTACGACGGTTGGATTTTTAAGCTCTGGAATCATTCTCAGCTTCTGTGCTGCAAATACCATTAATAGAGATTTACCGGACCCTTGGAAATGCCAAATAAGTCCTTTCTTAGGATAGCCAGCCACAACACGGCTGACAATCATATTTGCGCCTTCAAACTGCTGATAACGGCAAATGATTTTATATTTACGGTACTTCTTGTCGGTAGCGAACATCGTGAAGAACTGGAAAATATCCATGACGTTTTCCGGCGTAATCATATCCTCTATACTAATTTTTACATCAGCTAGGCCACCTTCAACCTTGTGTGTGGCAGTGTGCCACGGGCCCCACATGTTGATAGGCATATTGATGGAACCGTAGCGGTAGCACTTACCTTCAGTCGCAAAGTTAAAAATATTGGTTACGAACATAGCCGGGATGCTTTTTTCATAAGCAGAAATATCGCCAGCTGCATCCAGCCAGGTAATGGCACTACGCACAGGCGTCTTTAACTCACCAATTGCGATTGGAAACCCATTAATCAGGAGGACGATATCCAGCCGCTTGCCGCCCTCAGTTTGGGGATAAATCCACTGGTTGGTTACAATATATTCGTTGAGAGCAAGATCCTCTTTGCACATAGTGCCAAAAAAACGAATCGGAATCATACGTCCATCTTTGCCAAACGGGTATGAGTTTTCTTCGAATACCATCTTCTTGAAAACTTCGTTCTGGGTTACAAGGTTATGCGGTTGAACAGATAAAATAACTGTTCTGAGCTTATAAATGACTTCATCAGCACGAGAAGGGTCCTCCGCAATTTCAGGGTTAAGGCGAATGAGTGCCTCTTTTACCATCGGTTCCACAAGCACGTCTGAATACATACGAGGGAGCTCCTCGGCGGGAATGTATTTCCAGCCATTTTTTTGAAGCGTAGAAAGTATCATCTGCTCAATGGTGTTATCTTCATTAAAAATAGTAACCATTTTATATTCCTCCATATCTTTTATTGTATCAAAGCAGCTGCCCTAAACATTGGACTTAATAGAGCTTTGATTTGATTTTCTCTTGAACGCCACGCCAGCCATCTTCGGCAGCGGCGATGGTTTCTTTGTAAAGATTTAAACCAGTGTTGTATTCTTGAACAAGAGCTTTCTGGGCCTCTAAAGGAAGCACAGGGACCTCTAATTCGTTCATATCTTTAAAGTTGATATTTACGACACCGGTTCCACGCTGCAAACTTTTCAACATCTTCGTCCCAACAGGTGATTCGAGGAAAAGTTTCAGGTAAGTTCCATCCAGCAACTCTGTTGGCCGGATTACGTTGATGTTTGCAGACGGAATGCAAATAGTGGATTGTTCTTCGAATACTGCAATTTTTACTGTTGTGCCCCTGGCGGTAACCAGAACATCACCATTTTGCAAAATGTATCGAGAGACTTTGCGTTCTTCGTCGACGATATAGTCGAGGTTGGCGTAGTCGATACCTGTGTCTGTTATATTCGAGATGTTAATGACACCGATATTCCCGCTTGATGCCTTAGAACTTATTGCTTTGCCTCTGAAAATAGTAGAAACATCCCTTAGAGGCAGTTTTTTTACTGGAGATGCGGAAAAGGCTCTAATATCATCGTCTTCTTCCAAGAATGCTATATCAATGTTCCATCCATTTAGTCCTGCAAATTCATCATTGAAAAGCAGTTGCTCGTTTGTCACGATGAGCTTTTTACAGGTGGAATTTTTTCGGATTGCCTTATTGGATTCATATTGTTTCAAAACCACATCGTCTGTTGTGCCTGTAGAAAGTACAAACAGATAGGTCCGTATTGCTGTGTAGGGAGTAAATAGGCCAGTAGGCAAAGCGCAGATTTCTTTGATTTTATAGTTGCTTTCTATATAATCTCTGAGTGCTGCTGCGCTGCCACCACCAAAGGTTATCTTGGCGGGCAAAATAATTACCAATTCACCTTCTATATTAATATGGTAGAGCAAATTCTGGACCGCAATCAAGTCGGGCTCTCGGCTGATGAAATCCTCGCCGTTTACTAACATTCGACCGCCGAAAACCGGAATGGCAATAATGAGGTCAAACCGTTCGGAAGTGAAACCGTAGCTGTATATATCAGCCACTTGGAGTCTTGCATTGCTGCACGTTTCGTAGACTGATGAAAGTAGCTCGTATTTGAACTCTTGTTTGCAGGTTAGAGAGAAGGTGACGTTTGGGTGGTTTTGGATAATATCCAATAATTCAGGCCCGTATTGTTCACATTCAGTGATGAGAACACTTTTGACCTTATCTGAGATGTATTCTGTAAATTTATTTATCAATGCTTCTGGAGCGATCAGTTCTCGTCCTTCGTTGGATAAATTTAGATATGAAAGAACGGCGCGTCCATCGATAGAAGAGAGGGTGTTATAAAGCTTATAGAATAGTTCGGCGTCTCCGGGAAAACGAGACATTGAAGAAGTTTCTTCCTGCATTGTGCGATACACAATATCGGCATCGGCATCTTCGATTACCAAAGCTTTCTTGGTTCTTATAACTCGGCACAGGATGTCGATCAAGCTTTGCTGACTATTGAATCCGTAACTTTTTAAAATATCAATGGCGTTAAAAATGTTCTTATCATACGATACGCGATTGCTCATACAGATACCTCCTTTATCTTACAAGAGTATTATAACACTTGAAATTTAGTATGTCAATACTAAATTTGAAAACGAAGCGATTTTCTTCTTTTCTCATATTTTTTGCAGAGGTATTGAAAAAGTTCCAAAAATAAGATATAATAAATCATCTGATATGTATAATTTATTAAAGTTGATGTAGATAGAGGGAGTCCGAATGCTGAAAAACAATATAGAAGTTGATGTTAAAGTGAAATGTATAGAGAGAGGCATGACACAATCACAGCTTGCTGAAAAGATTAAAACTACAAGTCCGTATGTCAATCGCATCATCAAAAAGCAGGACGGTGTTGTAAATAAGACTTTTGTGCAGATGCTGGAAGCGCTGGGCTACGATGTTGAACTTACTTATGTGAAACGAGAAGATTAGAAAAACTATCAATAATACTGAATAATTAAAAGATACAGATGCTAGGGAGGTGCATCGTGTCACAATTTGATGTTTACAGCACATCAGTACAGAATATCATCAGCTGGATTAAGTCAGGCGAAATTGCTATTCCTGAAATTCAGCGTCCCTTCGTGTGGGATTCTACCAAAGTGCGTGACCTGTTGGACTCCCTATATAAAGGCTTTCCAATTGGTTACATCATTGTCTGGAAAAATCCAGATGTTCGTTTGAAGGACGGCACTATCTCCATTGGCAAGAAAATCCTCATTGATGGGCAGCAGCGTGTAACAGCGCTTCAGGCCGCCATCGAAGGAATGCTGGTTACTGACGCCAACTA comes from the Erysipelotrichaceae bacterium 66202529 genome and includes:
- a CDS encoding N-6 DNA methylase; protein product: MIGAIIGDIVGSRFEWDNHRSKDFDFLTHKCFFTDDSVMSLAVCDALLHSQPDYSDLSKSAVESMQRIGRPYPQCGYGGSFHQWMYSDDPQPYNSYGNGAAMRVSGCGYVANSIDEAISLSKAVTSVTHNHPEGIKGAEATTVAVYLARTGSSLMEIQDYIVKHYYPINFTLDAIRDTYKFNETCQDTVPQALEAFFESTSFEDAIRNAISIGGDSDTLAAITGAVAEAYYGVPTSIRKHALTFLDECLLKILLEFENKYPAKFEKIQESGSVDVKPSTGKKIKTGGRAEMIQSAMDVADMELEASVAHPEETTSQKLFSHLFEACNILRGPINQDEYKSYVTPILFFKRLSDVYDEETQVALEESGGDEEYASFPENHRFVIPEGCHWQDVREASENVGVAIVTAMNGIERANPDTLSGVFSSFDDANWTDKTKLSDERLKDLIEHMSKIKVGNNNYSADVMGDSYEFLIKKFADLSKKNAGEFYTPRSIVKLLVMLMAPKAGETVYDPACGTGGMLIEAIRYMHDDKLTYGKIYGQEKNLATSAIARMNLFLHGARDFKVTQGDTLRSPNYLERGSLQTFDCVVANPPFSLKNWGSEQFSSDIYGRNIWGCPTDSNGDFAWLQHMIKSMKPKTGRCAVVLPQGVLFRNGKEGEIRKQLVESDKLEAIITMASGVFYSTGVSACILFLNNSKTPEHRGRICMIDGSGIYIPQRAQNIMTEDDIQTVFNFYTEYEDVIEKVKIVTIPEIREKDFSLAINNYIEKKEQETVPPAEIRRQYFEAYEEMIAAEEKMRQLLLEGGYISE
- a CDS encoding HsdR family type I site-specific deoxyribonuclease — translated: MFNEDNTIEQMILSTLQKNGWKYIPAEELPRMYSDVLVEPMVKEALIRLNPEIAEDPSRADEVIYKLRTVILSVQPHNLVTQNEVFKKMVFEENSYPFGKDGRMIPIRFFGTMCKEDLALNEYIVTNQWIYPQTEGGKRLDIVLLINGFPIAIGELKTPVRSAITWLDAAGDISAYEKSIPAMFVTNIFNFATEGKCYRYGSINMPINMWGPWHTATHKVEGGLADVKISIEDMITPENVMDIFQFFTMFATDKKYRKYKIICRYQQFEGANMIVSRVVAGYPKKGLIWHFQGSGKSLLMVFAAQKLRMIPELKNPTVVIVDDRIDLETQITATFNASDIPNLTSASTKEELLSFFRGDMRKILITTIFKFGEVSGELNPRDNIIVMVDEAHRTQEGNLGEKMRTALPNAFFFGLTGTPINRVDKNTFATFGAEEDRTGYMSRYSFSDSIRDGATLPLHFEPVPVELHVDKDKLDREFETMTDEAGLSKDEKNELSRRVNMKAIMYNPARIRKVCEHIAKHFKEKIEPNGYKGQVVVYDRECCLMYKKILDEFLGEEASTIVMDTNNDKEDRYKKYRRDRDAEGKVLDTFRDPASPLKLVIVTAKLLTGFDAPILQVMYLDKPMKDHTLLQAICRTNRTYDQGKTHGLIVDYIGIFDDVARALDFDENSMRKIITNIEEIKKQLPALLKKCLSYFMGIDRTVEGWEGLMAAQECLPTNKEKDAFAADYRVLNRAWDALSPDGFLNAYKTDYQWLARVYESVKPTDGRGGLIWASLGAKTIELVHQNLFVGEANEDMDILAMDADLIDDFLEKQKDLKKTTKKVEINLVAKILNHTKDPKFIKLGEKLETLREKHEQGLLTSIEFLKLLLELAKEAAQAEKEVVPDQEVDRGIAALTELFNGLKNRSTPVIVERIVADIDSIVKIVRFDGWQSTTAGKQEVKKALRSVVWIKYKIKDKDVFDKAYNYIEQYY
- a CDS encoding N-6 DNA methylase; amino-acid sequence: MSNRVSYDKNIFNAIDILKSYGFNSQQSLIDILCRVIRTKKALVIEDADADIVYRTMQEETSSMSRFPGDAELFYKLYNTLSSIDGRAVLSYLNLSNEGRELIAPEALINKFTEYISDKVKSVLITECEQYGPELLDIIQNHPNVTFSLTCKQEFKYELLSSVYETCSNARLQVADIYSYGFTSERFDLIIAIPVFGGRMLVNGEDFISREPDLIAVQNLLYHINIEGELVIILPAKITFGGGSAAALRDYIESNYKIKEICALPTGLFTPYTAIRTYLFVLSTGTTDDVVLKQYESNKAIRKNSTCKKLIVTNEQLLFNDEFAGLNGWNIDIAFLEEDDDIRAFSASPVKKLPLRDVSTIFRGKAISSKASSGNIGVINISNITDTGIDYANLDYIVDEERKVSRYILQNGDVLVTARGTTVKIAVFEEQSTICIPSANINVIRPTELLDGTYLKLFLESPVGTKMLKSLQRGTGVVNINFKDMNELEVPVLPLEAQKALVQEYNTGLNLYKETIAAAEDGWRGVQEKIKSKLY
- a CDS encoding helix-turn-helix domain-containing protein, whose amino-acid sequence is MLKNNIEVDVKVKCIERGMTQSQLAEKIKTTSPYVNRIIKKQDGVVNKTFVQMLEALGYDVELTYVKRED